The Canis lupus dingo isolate Sandy chromosome 11, ASM325472v2, whole genome shotgun sequence genome includes a region encoding these proteins:
- the RRAGA gene encoding ras-related GTP-binding protein A — protein MPNTAMKKKVLLMGKSGSGKTSMRSIIFANYIARDTRRLGATIDVEHSHVRFLGNLVLNLWDCGGQDTFMENYFTSQRDNIFRNVEVLIYVFDVESRELEKDMHYYQSCLEAILQNSPDAKIFCLVHKMDLVQEDQRDLIFKEREEDLRRLSRPLECACFRTSIWDETLYKAWSSIVYQLIPNVQQLEMNLRNFAQIIEADEVLLFERATFLVISHYQCKEQRDVHRFEKISNIIKQFKLSCSKLAASFQSMEVRNSNFAAFIDIFTSNTYVMVVMSDPSIPSAATLINIRNARKHFEKLERVDGPKHSLLMR, from the coding sequence ATGCCCAACACGGCCATGAAGAAGAAGGTGCTGCTGATGGGGAAGAGCGGGTCGGGGAAGACCAGCATGCGGTCCATTATCTTTGCGAACTATATCGCTCGCGACACCCGGCGCCTGGGGGCCACCATCGATGTGGAGCACTCCCACGTCCGATTCCTGGGCAACCTGGTGCTCAACCTGTGGGACTGCGGCGGTCAGGACACCTTCATGGAGAACTACTTCACCAGCCAGCGAGACAACATCTTCCGTAACGTGGAGGTGCTGATCTACGTGTTTGACGTGGAGAGCCGCGAACTGGAAAAGGACATGCATTATTACCAGTCGTGTCTGGAGGCCATCCTCCAGAACTCTCCGGATGCCAAAATCTTCTGCCTGGTGCACAAAATGGATCTGGTTCAGGAGGATCAGCGTGACCTGATTTTTAAAGAGCGAGAGGAAGACCTGCGGCGTCTGTCTCGCCCCCTGGAATGCGCTTGTTTTCGAACCTCCATCTGGGACGAAACGCTCTACAAAGCCTGGTCCAGTATTGTCTACCAGCTCATTCCCAATGTGCAGCAGCTGGAGATGAACCTCAGGAATTTTGCCCAAATTATTGAGGCCGACGAAGTCCTGCTGTTCGAGAGGGCTACGTTCTTGGTCATTTCCCATTACCAGTGCAAGGAGCAGCGTGATGTCCACCGGTTCGAGAAGATCAGCAACATCATTAAGCAGTTCAAGCTGAGCTGCAGTAAATTAGCCGCTTCTTTCCAGAGCATGGAAGTTCGAAATTCTAACTTCGCGGCCTTCATCGACATCTTCACCTCAAACACGTACGTGATGGTGGTTATGTCTGACCCGTCGATCCCTTCCGCAGCTACTCTGATCAACATTCGCAATGCCAGGAAACACTTTGAGAAGCTGGAGAGAGTGGATGGCCCCAAGCACAGCCTCCTGATGCGTTGA